The genomic segment TGACATGGACGACATACAACGGGAGCACGAGAGGAAGCCTGGGCATGCTACGTGGCCCCTGTCCACccggggccccgcccccaccctcaccatcaGGACAagggcctgcccctcccccagagacACACATCCGCAGATTCAGACAGGACAATGCCCCAAAAGAGGCTCGGAGGGATTGGGAAGGCAAACAAAGAAAATCATCACCCAGGAAatatgacctctttttttttttttgtaagagttgcccaaattcttttccaaagtTGTAGGCTCTGGGTGGGGTCACCATGACAATTCAGACCTCCACTGGCCTTTCACCTCGGCCAAGGGCTCTGATGATTCCTCTCAAGGCCGCTCCCCACAGCGGCCCTGTGTCATGGGCGGAGCAGAGACTCACTCCCATCTGAcggatggagaaactgagtcccagTGAGCAGAAGTGCCTTGCCCAGGGTCCCAGAGAAAGCTGGGCAAGACTGGGAGCCATACTGGGAGCCTGTGGCCCTCCCTGGGGCCATGGGTCACGGCAGAGACACAGGGGAAACAGAAATGTACAGCCTGGGCGGGGGCGGTAGGGGTGGAGGTGGAAGGGATTCTGCATTTCTCCCAATCACGGGCAGCAGACAAAGTCTGAAATGCCTAGATGCCAAGACAGAATATGGGACCAGCTGTTTATTCAACAAAAgccttttattcattcaaaaatcaaCCATTGGGTTTATTCCGCAGATATTAAAAAAGGGGCGGTGGGGCAAGGCTTGCCATCATAGTGCCCTTAAGCTGATTCACTTGCTATCCCTGGGGTAGACCTCGAAGAGGGGCGTCTGGGAGACATGCTGCCAATAAGGTGGGGCTGGAAGCCCAGGGCCTGGGTGAGAGCATTGTCCCCTCCTCGCGTCCCCATCTGCAACCTTCCTCTCAAATCGCCTATTTGGCAGGTCCGGTCCCCCAGATGTCTTTGCTGCTCATCGCCACCAGGGGGAGCTCCCGTGTTCCCCTCAATCCCTTAGAAGCGGAAACCACTGGGAAGTGGGTAGCTTTCCACTAGGTGAGCAGTGGGGCTTTCTCCAGGGAGAGGCTGTCTCTTTCCAGGGGGCCCAGGaaccccactgcccaccccctaGAGAAGAGACAGCGTCCCCGAAAGCTCAGGTGCATCTGTCATCTAGGAAGTGGCTGTCAAAATGAAAAGCGTTTCAGGGGAAGAGAAGGTCGTGCGTCCGTCTTGATGGTACCCTATTAAACGCTGCCTGGTTAAATGCTAGAAACTCATGACGTTCTCCTAAGTACCATCAACACAGTGGGGAGCGGACGCTGAGAGGaagaggccagggctgctgcaGATGGGCTGCCCGAGGCTGGTCCCTGCTCCTGGGCCGGCGAGTGAGGGCTAAGAGCCTGGCTTCTGGCTGGTCTGGAAGCCCCAGAGAGCAGCAGCTGATGGGACTGGGCCTCGGGTGGGAAATGGTGCTGGGAAGAGAGGCCCACGGGTTGCTCAGGCTTCCAAGGGTGCTGCAGCTAGAGGCCTGGTGAGAGGAGGGGACAGAACTGTCCCTTGGGCAAAAATGGCCAGTGTCCAGCACCCCGCCAGGAAGAAGGGTGGCCCTTCCGGCAGCTCTGGACTGTCTCTGGGCAAGGACCAAGGTAAGTCTGGGGCACGGGGGCACGGTATCACCTGCTAAGGCCAAAAGCCACACCTGTGGCTCCAAACCAAAAGGCCAAAAGGTGAGGAAGTGGGAAGAAAGCCTTGCACACACCTCCCTGGACATCTGGGAATCAAGGCCTCAGCTGGCCGGACCCACATGCATAACCCTGGACAATTCTTAGCCACAAGCCCTTTCCCGTGATGCTCCAGGACAGGCTGCACAATAGCTCCTGCCCACTGGACCAGAGAGGTAAATCGAGGCTCAGGAGGAGGCCAGAGAAGTCATTTGACCTGGGGAAAGGCCCTGCTctccccatctccagccccaAGCCACCAAGTTCACCTGCCACCTATGATCCTAGGTCATGGCCAGGCTGAGGAACTGCAGGATTTAGTGGTGAATACTGGGCCTCCTAGGCCAGTGGCCTGAGCAGGAAGGTGACCACACGGGCTTCAAAGAGCCCAAGCTTCAAAGTCACCCGTGAAAATGGAACTACTGCTCCTGTCCCCGCAGGATCTGGGGGGCTTCCAGCGGAGGCAAAGGGCAGCCAGTGGGCTGGCAGATGCAAGGAGGGAGAGGCGGGGGCAGGCCAGAGAGCGGTCCAGCCTGCAGGAGCGGACACACTGGGCCCATGCTGGCAGAGCTGCTCTCTGGCGGAGGGTCTGCTGGCTGAGGGTTAATGAGCAGGAGAAGTTCTGGCCTCCTGGGAAAGTGCaaagtggatgccaagggcaatTCAAAGCGGGGGGCTGAGGGTCAGCTCCTCCCCTCCTGCAGCCAGGATAAGCCGGGAGGTGACAGGCTGCTGACTTTGCCACGAAGCAGCAGGGATTCTAGACTCCAGCCTGGCCCTAAATAGTGTGGGAGGCTGCTTCTCACCCCAGAAGCCTTCTCTGGGTGAGGACTAGTTCTGGGCCCAGAAGACAGCTCAAGAGTCCAGGAGGGACCAGGAAGCTCTGCGGGGAGGGACAGGGTGTGTCATCTGAACCCACACACCACGACCAGGGGCTGCCGTGCCCCTGAAGACTTGTGCCAAGAGACAAATAGTGACTCAGACAGTCCCCGTGTCTGCTGGGGTCTGGAAACTTAGTCACAGACCACAGAATCACCAACTACAGGAAATCCAAGCTTAGAATTAGCATCAGCACGGAGGAAACCCTTCAGatcccccagcccaggcctcccgTCTCTGCAGCGGCGGGAGCTGGGGCCCAGAGAAGGCAGGGGGTACCCACAGTCACAGAGCAAGGGCCAGCCTCAGGATCCTGTCTTCTGGTCCAAGGTCATCTGACTTTCCTGGTGACAGTTTCTGGGCTGCCCTGTCTCAATGGCGGGCGAGCCAGAAGCTTCCTATTAGCACAGGTGGGCCACCACCACAGAAGCTACCTGAATGGGATTGTCTGAGGcccttctctccaccccacctcccgGCTTTTGAGCTAAAAGAGGGGAGGATACTGTGGTCCACTGGACgaggcaggcaggaaggcaggaaagcaGAGTGGGTGGCTATTCTCAAACCCCACCAAGGAGAGAGAGGCAGCCTTTACACCTGCtcactccctcttccttctctccttatGTTCTTGGTCCACACCCCCATTCCTGGCTCCCGGTCTCAGCACAAGCCCCACCATTCTCCATGCCGCTGCAAACACCAAAGCGAGAACTGAGGAAACGAAAGATGTCCTGTTTGTCCTCAGAAAAGATGTTATGGACCAGAGGAGGATACAGGACAGAGAGATGTGTGAACCGGAAGCAAAGAAAAGAGATCCAAGGAGGAGGCATTCGGGCTGGAGGCAACAGTGCATTAGCCAGTTAAGAAGCTCACCTTTCCCCTCTCCAAACATCGAGCAcagtatctaaaaaaaaaaaaaaaaaaaaagatttttggctTCTCGGCCGCTGCAGGCCACCATCCTCCCAAGCGCGTGGGCAGGTGGGCAAGGGCGTGCACATGTAAACGGTGGGCCCCGCATCCCCGGGAGCGTTGGACACACGAGGCAGCAGCAACAGTtaacaaccaataaataaaagatatcaattatatatgtataaaaacaaccGCACTTTCCCCACAAAAAGCACAATACTGTTATCACAAAAAACCATCATCGTAATTAATCATCTTGGCCACGCAGGTGGTTTTGCTGCTCGAGGATGGGGTGCCAAATCATGACAGGCAGACAGGCCCCCCACGCCCCGAGCCCCCGCGGCCAAGGCCGTGACACCCGTGGCCTCTCCGGCTGCGAAGGTCAAGGCGGGAGGCAGAGTTCTCTGACGTCCCCAAGGCCTTCTCCCCATCCATCAGTCTGAATCTTCTAGGACagaaggtagtttttttttttttcctcaatgtctgtttgaaaaagaaaaaaaaaaaaaggacacacgcaggagagcaggagggacCAAGGGGCTGCCTGCGAAGCAGCCGAGTCCTTGGTTTTGCAGAGGGCTGGAGCCTTTTCCCATCAGTGTTGTCGCTTTCTGGACAAGCAGAGGTTGTTTGCAATTGGAGCCGGTGGCTTCAGGCAGCAGGTGGGTGCGGGGCAGGTGGAGGAGAGCCGGACCTCACGGTTCCAGGGCAGCCCGGCTGGGCGTGGATGCGGAGAAAGGCTGGGTGGACACAGGAGGGTGGTGGTGTCAGGGTGGAGGTGGCCTCATGGTACGGGAGGAGGTGAGTGGTTCCCAGGCATCTGGAAGACACAGGGAGGCAGGGTGGGTTCAGAGGTGGCTGCCAGGGACATAGAGTTGGCGGAAGTCAACTAGAGGCCAAGGTGTCGTCATACGCCAAAGTCCTAAAAAAGTGCACGCCCTCCAATCCACACATTTGGTACCTAGTATTTATCCTTAAGAAACAAATgtttatggggggtgggggagggatggaacgGCAGTTTGGGGTTCatagatgcaaattattacatatagaatgggcaaccaacaaggtcctactgtagagcacagggaactacagtcaACATCCTGGGATacaccataatgaaaaagaatatgaaaaataatgtatataaaaagaaatacgtataactgaatcactctgctgtacagcagacattcacacaatattgtaaatcaactatacttcgataaaaaataagtttaaaaaaagaaatacatgtttatgACAGTATCATCTGTAATAGCAAAATCAAAAGGGAGGGAGCAAAGTCACTGCCCACTCTCAGGGAACAGGCTGGATAAACAAGGACAGACCATAGGATAAAAGAGTTTGCAACCATTAAGAACAATGTGTGCAATCGCCAAtgagcacatgagaagatgcccAACAGAATTAGCCATCaaggaaacgcaaatcaaaaccacaatgaggacttcctaggcggcgcagtggttaagaatccgcctgccaatgcaggggacacgggttcgagccctgctccaggaagattccacatgccgcggagcaacgaagcccatgcgccacaactactgagcctgtgctctagagcctgtgagccacaactcttgagcccatgtgccgcaactgttggagcccacgtgcctagagcctgtgctccgcaacaagagaagccactacagtgaggagcccacgcaccacaatgaagagtagcccctgctcatgtcaactggagaaagcccatgtgcagcaacgaagacccaacgcagccaataaattaaattaattaattaattaaatttaaaaaaaacacaacgaGACACCACTTTGCACCCACTAGGataaaacctgaaactaacaagtgttggtgagggtgtgaagaaattggaacccttgaccattgctggtaggaatataaaatgacaCAGATACTGTGggaaagtttggcagttcctcaaaaaattaaacatagttactatatgacctagcaattctgcTCCAGGGATGTACCCTAACAAATGGAAAATAGGTACTCAAAtccatgcacaccaatgttcatagcaccattattcacaattgccaaaaggtggaaatgacCCAGATGTCCGTcaatggttgaatggataaacaaatgtgatcTCTACAGGCAATGAACTACTATCCCGCcatgcaaaggaatgaagtattgatacgtGCCCccacatggatgaaacttgacaacatgatgctaagtgaaagacatAAAAGATCGCATagtaaatgattccatttatatgaaacattcagaacagaaacagaaagcaaagtatggttgccagaggctcagtaaggggtgggggggcgggggagaaacTGCTTAACGGACATGGAGTTTCATCTTGGGGTGAGGCAAAGGTTCTAGAATGTACCAACTGCCACTAAATTGTTCACTTTaagatagttaattttatgttacatgcaTTTCACCtcaatacacttttttaaaaaagcagcagcCTAGGGGACAGTCATGTCCGTTACTGTCTGTGTCATCCAAAGATCCTTCCCGTAACCTGCACCGTCCCCGTGTTTAAATTGCAGGTCCCTGCTCCCCACTGGACAGGTGTGGGTGTCTGATCCAAAGGGGTCATTTTTGTGATTTGGGGAGATGACTTAAAAACATTATctggtagtgggaagctgctgtataacaaagagagatcaactcgatgatgggtgatgccttagagggccgggacggggagggtgggggggagtcgcaggagggaggggatatggggatatgtgtataaatacagctgattcactttggtgtacctcataagctggtacaagcaattatattccaataaagagcttaaaaaaaaagaaaagaaaaaaatatatatattatctggGGCAATTCGAAGCTATGGGGAGGTGGccctggggggaggaggaaggcccCACAGGACCAGAATTGGGGTGGCCATTGTGGTGCAGGtgccaagggggagagaggaTGGAGCAGCCGCCCAAAGGAGGCCAGAGCACCCAGGGGAGAGGCCTGGGTCCTCTCAGCCTTCCAGGTCCCCTGCCAGCCCGTGGAGGCTCAGCAGGTCTCCAATCACATGCTTTGCCTTCCGTGGTGATCTGTGAACACATATGTCTTGCATTATTGTATCTGCTagttaagggaattccctggggtccagtggttaggactccatgctctcactgccaaggtcTGGGGTTCGATCcacggtcggggaactaaaatcccaaaagccatgcagcatggcccaaaaagaaaaaagaaaacaattttaaaaaactgcaaacatAGTGAAACTCATCAAATGGCATTAAATCCCTAAATTcaaaattacacatatatttttaaaaaacttcactGGTCACCTCTAAGGATGTTAGAAATCCAACTTGTTTTGAGAACTGACAATGTCAAGCGCCCATCTTGCCTCCCCTGTGAAAACTAAGCCTCAGGGGAACCCACAAGTGGATGAGGGGAAGTTTCTCTTTGTgaagcatatatatggaatctaaaaaaatggcgctgatgaacccagtgacagggcaagaataaagatgcagatataggacttcctaggtggcacagtggtaaagaatctgcctgccaatacaggggacaggggttcgagccctgccctgggaagattccacatgccacggagcaactaagcctgagcgccacaactattgagcctgtgctctagagcccatgagccacaaccattgagcccatgtgccacaactattgaagcccacacgcctagggccggtgctccgaaacaagagaagccactacaatgaggagcctgcacaccgcaatgaagagtagcccccgctagcagcaactagaaaaagcccgtgtgcaacaacgaagacccaacgcgatcaataaataaataaaataaataaataaatttataaaaaaaaagatgcagatatagagaacggacttgaggacaagggggtGTGGGGagcgagggggaagctgggatgaagcgagagagtagtattgacatatatatactgccaaatgtaaaacagatagctagtgagaagctgccgcataacacagggagatcaactcgaggatgggtgatgacttagaggggtcagatagggagggggggaaggagtCGCacggaggaagaagggaggggatctggggatgtatgtataaatacagctgacttactttgttgcacagcagaaactggcacaacagggtaattATCTTTCCataataaagcaattatactccaataaagagcttaaaaaaagaaacactttaaaaaaactaatccaGCCAACAACGAAGAGGAAAGACAGCTTTAGGACGTCACGATTTTGCACCATGTAATGAATGAATGGCCTGAGGTGGCGATTAACAGCAGCTGCCGATGTCACCAAGGCCATGTGCACCTGCTGGACACACACAACCCCACTCATGAGGTGTTCTCGCCCAAAGCAGACCAAACCCAATGCCAAGCCAGCCTGCACATCAACCGCCATTCCCAGGAAGAACAGGAAACAGAAGAGCTTGCTAACAGCATGCCGGGGCACCGTCAGCAAACCCCAGACTGCAAGGAACTCTACAGAATGCACTTCTCAACAAATagcaagaaggaaaagggaagggggaaCATTTAGAGATTCAAATAAACTTGAGACCTATCAACCAATTGCCATCTGTGACCTTTATTCTGATTCTGATTTcaataaacaaagtgaaaaaaactgTGAGACAACAGAAATTGGAATGGAAGCACCGATGCGAGCATATTAGGGAATTACTGATTCTCTTGGTGTTATGGAGTTTTTAAAGAATCGTTATCTTtttttatgactattttttaagctctttattggaatataactgctttacactcttgtaccagtttttgaggtacaccaaagtgaatcagctatatttatacatatatccccatatcccctccctcccatgaagAATCGTTAtcttttagaaatacattttgaaatatttatgtatggAATGATATGACATCTTGAATTTACTTCAAAACAAGCCagtgtgtggagtgtgtgtggGAGGGTATAGATGGTACAAGATTGCTGTGAATCGGTGCTTCTGAAGCTGGGAGCTGGGCACACAGCGCTACATATTCTCTCTACTACTGCATGAGAATGTTTCCATAATAACAATTGTTTTAATTCACTCACAAATTTccaacaacctaagtgtcccaCACCACAAGACTGGCTAAAGTATGGTCGAGCCATAAATGGAATACTACGCAGCTATGAAAAATGATGGTCTCAAGCAACATTTAGTGATGCAGAAAACATGCATGATCTCAGTTCCTGAATAATTCAGTGAATTACACAATAGTAACTTATCTAAGAATTAGGATACTTTGGGAATCTGAGAAAGCAAATAAATCACAAAAACGATGGAACACAAATTGGATGGAATTACTCTCAGGCAGGCTCTAGGAAAGCCTGAGAAAAAAGGGGAGGGCTATTTTCAGGAAGAGCTATAGACAAGTGGATCTTGTCACCCTGACAAGCTCGTCATGGAGATCAAGTTCCATCGTCTTGGCTGACATGATGCTGGTGAGGGTAAGACAGATGTCCACATAAATCGTGTTAATGAAAGCCAGCGTAGACACAATAGGATGTGAAGCCAAGTTGGGTAAAACATATTAAAACTCTCTTTTCTTAGTGTTAagtctccaaaagaaaaaaagaaatgtttcctaCAAGTTGTtccttcaaacaaacaaacaaacaaacaaaaaccagccaACAGCATGTGGTTATGAACTAGTTGTTGAGgaaacagatatacatatatattcacagaaaactgtcagacaaaaataaataggataattcaaaaaaaaaaaatcacacactttaaagaaattaattacacCCTACAACTTTTCCTCTGGAGGATACAGCCAGAATCTATGCTTGCACCATTTTTCCACGGCCTGGAGGAAATAAAGCAGCTGTTATATGACAGCTGCCAATGAGGCCACTGGCGTTAATTCACAAAAGGGGACTCTGAAAAATCAGACAATGCATCAGTACGCACCGTGGGACCCAGAGCTGCATACTGAACGTTTCTAAGATTATAGAAATAACTGTCACAATTCCTTTACAAATTGGTTTGATTATATGTTCCTCTGCGACCTAGTTACTGAGTATCAAGTTTTTGTAAGTGTTCAATTCTTTCTGAATCATTCTGGACACAAAATGTTCACAGTGGTTATTTCTGGGTTATATATGAAgggttttttaagtaaacttttttatggaggttttctttttaaacattttctaacaTCTCATCAATGAAAAAGGATTTCTTGTgcaaaataataagaatattaGAAGATTCAAAACAGGCTTCTTAAATAAAATACCAGCAAATCAATTCTGATGGTACATAAAAGCACATCATGGGTGGCTtagcattcaaaaatcaatcagggcttcctaggtggcgcagtggttgagaatctgcctgccaatgcagggaacatgggttcaatccctgctccaggaagatcccacatgccgcggagcaactaagcccgtgtgccgcaactattcagcctgtgctttagagtccatgagccacaactttgagcccatgtgctgcaactattgaagcccacgtgcctagagtccgagctccgcaacaagagcagccacggcaatgagaagcccatgcaccacaacgaagagtagcccccactcaccgcaactataaagaaagcctgggcacagcaaaaaagaccccacatagccaataaaataataaataaataaataaatctttaaaaaagtcaATCAGTGtaagtcagaatggctatcaccaaaaaccccacaaataataaatgctggagagggtgtgaagagaagagaccctcctgcactgtgggtgggaatgtaaattggtacagccactgtggagaacagtatggaggttccctaaaaatgtaaaattagagctaccatatgacccagcaaccctactcctgggcacacatccagagaaaaacatggttggaaaggatgcatgcaccccaatgttcattgaagcacggtttacaatagccaggacatggaagcaacctaaatgcccatcaacaaatgagtggaggCCTCTGGGCTTCTCTGGGGCCAGCAGCCGCCCGACCACGGGCCCAGGGCCGTGGGCTCAGCCGACTACCATGGGCTCTGTGTCAAACCAGCAGTGTGCAGGTGGCTGCACCAAGGCGCCGGAGGAGGCGCAGGAGGACATGACCTGGGCGGCTGAGGAGCCGCAGCTGCTGCACGGTGCCGGCATCCGTACGTGGTTCCACGTGCGCATGGGATTCGGCTTCCTGTCCATGAGCACCCGCACCGGCGTCGCACTAGATCTCCCGGTGGATTTCTTCGTGCACCAGAGTAagctgcacatggagggcttctggaGCCTGAAGGCGGGTGAGGCTGTGGAGTTCCCCTTTAAGAAGTCTGCCAAGGGCCTGGAATCTATCCGAGTCACTGGCCCTGGCGGGGAGGTCTGTATTGGGAGTGAGAGGCAGcccaaagggaagaaaatgcagaaacgCAGATCAAAGGGAGACAAGTGCTACAACTGCGGAGGTCCAGAGCAACATGCCAAGGAATGCAAACGGCCACCCCAGCCCAAGAAGTGCCCCTTCTGCCAGAGCTTCAACCACACGGTAGCCTCGTGTCCACCGAAGGCCCAGCAAGCTCCCAGCAACCAGGGAAAGCTGGCCTACtttcaggaggaggaggaggaagagatccACAGTCCTGCCGTGC from the Hippopotamus amphibius kiboko isolate mHipAmp2 chromosome 2, mHipAmp2.hap2, whole genome shotgun sequence genome contains:
- the LOC130845975 gene encoding protein lin-28 homolog A-like is translated as MGSVSNQQCAGGCTKAPEEAQEDMTWAAEEPQLLHGAGIRTWFHVRMGFGFLSMSTRTGVALDLPVDFFVHQSKLHMEGFWSLKAGEAVEFPFKKSAKGLESIRVTGPGGEVCIGSERQPKGKKMQKRRSKGDKCYNCGGPEQHAKECKRPPQPKKCPFCQSFNHTVASCPPKAQQAPSNQGKLAYFQEEEEEEIHSPAVLPETQN